One Cucurbita pepo subsp. pepo cultivar mu-cu-16 chromosome LG11, ASM280686v2, whole genome shotgun sequence DNA window includes the following coding sequences:
- the LOC111804837 gene encoding oviduct-specific glycoprotein-like produces MAEFVNAGYWLAGTDDTLPASNIDATLFTHLFVGYAQLNSDAHEVTVDPSQLILINQFSSTVKLSNPEVKTLLSIAGDTAVFATMAAEPANRDAFIKSSIAVARGGGFDGLDLQWLYPSSQDEMGNFKTLIHSWHQAVVDDATSLSLPRLLLVATVSNVPYLENNIQYPGEAINQNLDWVNILCYDFYAPTLSRSATGPSSAFHNPKVNTFSASFGIRSWAQSLHNPKKIVFGIPFHGWAWKLLSAHHHEVYAKADGEASGENIDGQIFYSDVQKFIEDNQAGVENNDKSYLIAYTYSDTTWIAYESEYTIAHKIALAKADKVLGYFAFNIAADDASNTLANAAKSNW; encoded by the exons ATGGCGGAGTTTGTGAATGCTGGCTACTGGCTTGCCGGTACCGACGACACGCTCCCGGCATCGAACATCGACGCTACACTTTTCACCCATCTGTTTGTTGGTTACGCTCAACTCAACTCTGATGCTCATGAAGTCACCGTTGATCCTTCACAGCTTATTCTCATCAATCAGTTTTCTTCCACCGTGAAGCTGAGTAACCCTGAGGTCAAGACTCTGTTGTCCATTGCAGGAGACACCGCTGTGTTCGCCACAATGGCTGCAGAGCCTGCAAACCGTGATGCCTTCATCAAATCCTCCATTGCAGTGGCCAGAGGAGGTGGGTTTGATGGCCTCGATCTCCAATGGCTATACCCTTCTTCCCAGGATGAAATGGGGAACTTCAAAACTTTGATCCATTCGTGGCACCAAGCGGTGGTGGATGATGCCACCAGCTTAAGCCTTCCGCGGCTGCTCCTGGTGGCCACAGTCTCCAATGTTCCGTATCTTGAGAACAACATTCAATACCCAGGTGAAGCAATTAACCAAAATCTGGACTGGGTGAACATCCTCTGTTATGACTTTTACGCCCCAACTCTGTCAAGGAGTGCCACTGGACCATCCTCTGCCTTCCACAATCCAAAGGTCAATACCTTTTCTGCAAGTTTTGGGATCAGGTCATGGGCTCAAAGCCTTCACAATCCCAAGAAAATTGTGTTTGGAATTCCTTTCCATGGGTGGGCTTGGAAACTTTTAAGCGCTCACCACCACGAAGTGTATGCTAAAGCAGATGGAGAAGCCAGCGGAGAAAATATTG ACGGCCAAATCTTCTACTCCGATGTGCAGAAATTTATAGAGGACAATCAGGCTGGTGTTGAGAACAATGACAAGAGCTATCTAATTGCGTACACTTATTCTGACACAACCTGGATTGCCTATGAGAGTGAATACACCATCGCCCACAAGATTGCACTCGCAAAGGCCGACAAGGTTCTTGGTTACTTTGCTTTCAACATTGCAGCTGATGACGCTTCTAACACTCTTGCTAATGCTGCCAAATCCAATTGGTGA
- the LOC111804883 gene encoding chitinase-3-like protein 2: MAKNNIVNAGYWFTQTNAHLPISKIDTNLYTHLFCGYANLNSQTYELSFSDSAKPLIHHFSSTVKENNSKVKTLLSIGGDDARAESFAAMAATSSNRASFIGSFICKAREGNFDGVDVQWVYPSCVEDMSNFEALIIECRNGVVKEAKESRQPRLILVATLFYSPYINDVRYPIQVIRRTLDWVNVIAYDIYTPTSSTNETGPSSAFYNPNKNSSSGYFGIRTWIQQGLPSKMMVFGLPFHGWAWELESSKKHKVFSPAQGPARGQNISMEGLIEYRNIKKFIADNDANNVPMDRNFVIGYTNFGSTWIAYEDEDTIKFKISRVKDNLGLNGYFVWNIAADDEHHSLAKVASREWKKGQGFCCCLI, translated from the exons ATGGCCAAAAATAACATTGTAAATGCAGGCTATTGGTTCACCCAAACCAACGCCCACCTTCCCATTTCCAAAATTGATACCAATCTTTACACCCATCTCTTCTGTGGCTATGCTAATCTCAACTCCCAAACCTACGAACTCTCCTTCTCCGATTCAGCCAAGCCCCTTATTCATCACTTTTCTAGCACTGTCAAGGAAAACAACTCGAAGGTGAAGACCTTACTGTCCATTGGAGGAGACGATGCAAGAGCTGAAAGCTTTGCAGCCATGGCGGCCACTTCTTCAAATCGTGCATCTTTTATTGGAAGCTTCATTTGTAAGGCCAGAGAGGGTAACTTTGATGGGGTGGATGTTCAGTGGGTGTACCCTTCTTGTGTGGAGGACATGTCCAATTTTGAAGCTCTCATCATTGAGTGTCGTAATGGTGTTGTCAAAGAAGCTAAGGAGTCTCGTCAGCCACGATTGATCCTTGTTGCTACGCTGTTTTACTCGCCTTATATAAATGACGTTCGATATCCAATTCAAGTAATCCGAAGAACTTTGGATTGGGTTAATGTGATTGCTTATGATATCTACACTCCTACTTCCTCCACCAATGAAACTGGACCTTCCTCAGCGTTTTATAATCCAAACAAAAACTCCTCCTCTGGTTACTTTG GTATTAGAACGTGGATTCAACAAGGTTTGCCTTCTAAAATGATGGTATTTGGACTTCCCTTCCATGGATGGGCATGGGAACTTGAGAGTTCTAAGAAACACAAAGTGTTTTCACCAGCGCAAGGGCCAGCTCGAGGGCAAAATATATCCATGGAAGGTCTCATAGAGTATAGGAACATTAAGAAATTTATAGCTGATAACGATGCCAATAATGTTCCAATGGACCGCAACTTTGTCATTGGCTACACAAACTTTGGCTCAACTTGGATTGCCTACGAAGATGAGGACACCATAAAGTTCAAGATTTCAAGAGTTAAAGACAACTTGGGATTGAATGGTTACTTTGTTTGGAACATTGCAGCTGATGATGAACATCATTCTCTTGCCAAGGTAGCTTCAAGAGAGTGGAAAAAAGGCCAAGGCTTTTGTTGTTGCttaatatga
- the LOC111804838 gene encoding acidic mammalian chitinase-like, with translation XVNAGYWLASTDDRLPAANIDATLFTHLFAGYAQLNSDTYQVTIDPSQLILLNQFSPTVRLSNPDVKTLLSIAADAAVFAAMAADPTNRDAFIKSSIAAARGGGFDGLDLQWLYPSSQEEMGNFKTLIHSWHQAVVDDATSLSLPQLLLVATVSNLPYLQSNIQYPADAINQKLDWVNLLSYDFYTPDSNRAATGPSSAFHNPKANALSANFGIRSWAQSLHNLPHKKIVFGIPFHGWAWKLFNSHQHTLFAKADGAATGEYIGPHGQIFYSDVQKFIEDNQAGVEDKDKSYLVAYTYFETTWITYESDYTIADKIALAKADKVLGYFAFNIAADDASNTLANAAKSNW, from the coding sequence aaNGTGAATGCTGGGTACTGGCTTGCGAGCACCGACGACAGGCTCCCGGCTGCCAACATCGACGCTACACTCTTCACCCATCTCTTCGCTGGCTACGCTCAACTCAACTCTGATACCTACCAAGTCACCATCGATCCTTCACAGCTCATCCTCCTCAATCAGTTTTCTCCAACCGTCAGACTCAGTAACCCTGACGTCAAGACTCTGTTGTCCATTGCAGCAGACGCCGCCGTCTTCGCCGCAATGGCTGCAGACCCTACAAACCGCGATGCCTTCATCAAGTCCTCCATTGCTGCAGCCAGAGGCGGTGGGTTCGATGGCCTCGACCTCCAGTGGCTATACCCTTCTTCTCAGGAAGAAATGGGGAACTTCAAAACCTTGATCCATTCGTGGCACCAAGCGGTGGTGGACGATGCCACCAGTTTAAGCCTCCCGCAGCTGCTCCTGGTGGCCACAGTCTCCAATCTTCCCTATCTTCAGAGCAACATTCAATACCCAGCTGATGCAATCAACCAAAAGCTGGACTGGGTGAACCTCCTCTCTTATGACTTTTACACCCCTGACTCCAACAGGGCTGCCACAGGGCCATCCTCTGCCTTCCACAATCCCAAGGCCAATGCCCTTTCTGCTAATTTTGGGATCAGGTCGTGGGCGCAGAGCCTCCACAATCTGCCTCACAAGAAAATCGTGTTTGGAATTCCCTTCCACGGGTGGGCTTGGAAGCTTTTCAACTCTCACCAGCACACCCTGTTTGCTAAAGCGGATGGAGCCGCCACCGGAGAATACATTGGTCCACACGGCCAAATCTTCTACTCCGATGTGCAGAAATTTATAGAGGACAATCAGGCTGGTGTTGAGGACAAGGACAAGAGCTATCTTGTTGCCTACACTTATTTTGAGACAACCTGGATTACCTACGAAAGTGATTACACCATTGCCGACAAGATTGCACTCGCAAAGGCCGACAAGGTTCTTGGTTACTTTGCTTTCAACATTGCAGCCGATGACGCCTCTAACACTCTTGCTAATGCCGCCAAATCCAATTGGTGA